From a region of the Arachis ipaensis cultivar K30076 chromosome B09, Araip1.1, whole genome shotgun sequence genome:
- the LOC107619754 gene encoding CASP-like protein 5B3 isoform X1, with protein sequence MKNFPGTPGTLLGLALRMSQFIFAAGSIAAMATTPSFFNFTAFCYLIASMGLQFIWSFVLASMDAYALARNKVLHNPVLVSLFVVGDWVTAILSLAAASSSAGITVLYFHDLGHCQFGEECQKYQISVALAYLGWIPISISSLIMLWLLAAG encoded by the exons atgaagaatttTCCAGGGACACCAGGCACTTTACTTGGTTTGGCTCTGAGGATGTCACAGTTCATCTTTGCTGCTGGGTCAATTGCTGCCATGGCCACCACACCCAGTTTCTTTAATTTCACTGCCTTTTG TTACTTGATAGCTTCAATGGGATTACAattcatttggagttttgtgctTGCTTCAATGGATGCCTATGCATTAGCAAGGAACAAGGTCCTTCACAACCCTGTGTTGGTTAGCCTCTTTGTAGTTGGAGATTGG GTAACGGCGATTCTATCTCTGGCTGCTGCGTCGTCCTCGGCCGGTATCACAGTGTTGTACTTTCATGACCTCGGACACTGCCAGTTCGGAGAGGAATGCCAGAAGTATCAGATTTCGGTCGCATTAGCCTACTTGGGCTGGATACCCATTTCCATATCATCACTTATTATGCTTTGGCTATTAGCTGCAGGGTAG
- the LOC107619754 gene encoding CASP-like protein 5B3 isoform X2, whose product MKNFPGTPGTLLGLALRMSQFIFAAGSIAAMATTPSFFNFTAFCYLIASMGLQFIWSFVLASMDAYALARNKVLHNPVLVTAILSLAAASSSAGITVLYFHDLGHCQFGEECQKYQISVALAYLGWIPISISSLIMLWLLAAG is encoded by the exons atgaagaatttTCCAGGGACACCAGGCACTTTACTTGGTTTGGCTCTGAGGATGTCACAGTTCATCTTTGCTGCTGGGTCAATTGCTGCCATGGCCACCACACCCAGTTTCTTTAATTTCACTGCCTTTTG TTACTTGATAGCTTCAATGGGATTACAattcatttggagttttgtgctTGCTTCAATGGATGCCTATGCATTAGCAAGGAACAAGGTCCTTCACAACCCTGTGTTG GTAACGGCGATTCTATCTCTGGCTGCTGCGTCGTCCTCGGCCGGTATCACAGTGTTGTACTTTCATGACCTCGGACACTGCCAGTTCGGAGAGGAATGCCAGAAGTATCAGATTTCGGTCGCATTAGCCTACTTGGGCTGGATACCCATTTCCATATCATCACTTATTATGCTTTGGCTATTAGCTGCAGGGTAG